One segment of Prinia subflava isolate CZ2003 ecotype Zambia chromosome 11, Cam_Psub_1.2, whole genome shotgun sequence DNA contains the following:
- the GYG1 gene encoding glycogenin-1 isoform X1, with product MADQSFVTLATNDSYVKGALVLGSSLQQYRTTRKLTVLITPQVSDLMRRVLEKVFDEVILVNVLDSGDSAHLALMKRPELGVTLTKLHCWELTQFSKCVFMDADTMVLSNIDELFEREELSAAPDPGWPDCFNSGVFVYRPSIETYNQLLQFATETGSFDGADQGLLNTFFSSWATTDISKHLPFIYNLSSTSVYSYLPAFKAFGANTKVVHFLGSTKPWNYTYDSRTKSIKGNMDDPKIVHPEFLNMWWDTYIADILPLLEQHGIVEEITTGVNMAEVTEAMSHVSVSPLLPTESSEERKERWEQGQADYMGVDSFDNIKKKLDTYLQ from the exons ACCAGTCTTTTGTGACTCTAGCCACAAATGACTCCTATGTGAAAGGAGCACTGGTACTTGGTTCATCCTTGCAACAGTACAGAACAACAAGGAAGCTGACTGTACTTATAACTCCTCAGGTCTCAGATCTTATGAG GAGAGTGCTGGAAAAAGTCTTTGATGAAGTCATACTGGTAAATGTCTTGGATAGTGGGGATTCAGCACACTTGGCACTAATGAAAAGACCTGAGCTGGGCGTCACACTAACAAAGCTTCATTGCTGGGAACTGACACAgttttcaaaatgtgttttcatggATGCAGACACAATG GTTTTGTCAAATATAGATGAGCTTTTTGAGAGAGAAGAGCTGTCCGCAGCACCAGATCCAGGGTGGCCTGACTGTTTTAATTCAGGAGTTTTTGTTTACCGACCTTCCATTGAAACATACAATCAGCTGTTACAGTTTGCGACAGAGACAGGCAGCTTTGATG GTGCAGATCAGGGGCTATTAAACACCTTCTTCAGCAGCTGGGCAACAACAGACATAAGCAAACATCTACCGTTTATTTATAATTTGAGCAGCACTTCTGTATATTCCTACCTTCCAGCATTTAAAGC GTTTGGTGCAAATACTAAGGTGGTGCATTTCCTGGGAAGCACAAAGCCGTGGAACTATACATATGACTCCAGAACAAAAAGCATAAAGGGCAACATGGATGACCCTAAAATAGTTCACCCAGAATTCCTCAACATGTGGTGGGATACTTACATAGCTGATATTTTACCATTACTAGAACAGCATGGAATTGTTGAAGAAATTACTACAGGGGTAAATATG GCAGAAGTTACAGAGGCAATGTCCCATGTATCAGTATCACCACTATTACCAACTGAATCTTCAGAAGAACGCAAGGAACGGTGGGAACAGGGCCAAGCTGACTATATGGGAGTGGATTCCTTTGACAACATCAAGAAGAAACTTGATACTTACCTTCAGTAG
- the GYG1 gene encoding glycogenin-1 isoform X2 — MKRIGFSFHMRVLEKVFDEVILVNVLDSGDSAHLALMKRPELGVTLTKLHCWELTQFSKCVFMDADTMVLSNIDELFEREELSAAPDPGWPDCFNSGVFVYRPSIETYNQLLQFATETGSFDGADQGLLNTFFSSWATTDISKHLPFIYNLSSTSVYSYLPAFKAFGANTKVVHFLGSTKPWNYTYDSRTKSIKGNMDDPKIVHPEFLNMWWDTYIADILPLLEQHGIVEEITTGVNMAEVTEAMSHVSVSPLLPTESSEERKERWEQGQADYMGVDSFDNIKKKLDTYLQ, encoded by the exons ATGAAGCGGATTGGATTCTCTTTCCACAT GAGAGTGCTGGAAAAAGTCTTTGATGAAGTCATACTGGTAAATGTCTTGGATAGTGGGGATTCAGCACACTTGGCACTAATGAAAAGACCTGAGCTGGGCGTCACACTAACAAAGCTTCATTGCTGGGAACTGACACAgttttcaaaatgtgttttcatggATGCAGACACAATG GTTTTGTCAAATATAGATGAGCTTTTTGAGAGAGAAGAGCTGTCCGCAGCACCAGATCCAGGGTGGCCTGACTGTTTTAATTCAGGAGTTTTTGTTTACCGACCTTCCATTGAAACATACAATCAGCTGTTACAGTTTGCGACAGAGACAGGCAGCTTTGATG GTGCAGATCAGGGGCTATTAAACACCTTCTTCAGCAGCTGGGCAACAACAGACATAAGCAAACATCTACCGTTTATTTATAATTTGAGCAGCACTTCTGTATATTCCTACCTTCCAGCATTTAAAGC GTTTGGTGCAAATACTAAGGTGGTGCATTTCCTGGGAAGCACAAAGCCGTGGAACTATACATATGACTCCAGAACAAAAAGCATAAAGGGCAACATGGATGACCCTAAAATAGTTCACCCAGAATTCCTCAACATGTGGTGGGATACTTACATAGCTGATATTTTACCATTACTAGAACAGCATGGAATTGTTGAAGAAATTACTACAGGGGTAAATATG GCAGAAGTTACAGAGGCAATGTCCCATGTATCAGTATCACCACTATTACCAACTGAATCTTCAGAAGAACGCAAGGAACGGTGGGAACAGGGCCAAGCTGACTATATGGGAGTGGATTCCTTTGACAACATCAAGAAGAAACTTGATACTTACCTTCAGTAG